The Triplophysa rosa unplaced genomic scaffold, Trosa_1v2 scaffold103_ERROPOS65457, whole genome shotgun sequence genome contains the following window.
GAACCTTATTTCAGCTTGCCATATGCTCAGGCTCCTTGGAAGCCCCACAGGACCTGGTAGCTAAAGAGAAACCTCGGAAAAAAGCCGAAGAGAATAAAGCTACGGAAGAAAGAACCACGGCCCTCCCCACTGAAGGTGTCAACTTTGGCAGTTATCTAATTCTACCTGTCCAGTTTTAGGCAAAAATTACGTTCTTTTTCATCAATAACATTATTTTCATATGTCTTTgttgaaatttgttttattgttcttGTTTACACAGCTGAAGTGAAGAGTTACTTTCAGGAGTATGTGTCCAACTTCAAGAACACACCTACTCTGGCCTTCCTTCGTTCACTGGAGAAGAAGATCGTCGATCACTTCAAGTTCAAAGATTTCAGTCATCTACAGCAAGGAACTTTTTTGGATTTCATTGTCAAAAACAAAAAGGTATGTGCTTCCTGTTCTCCTCTTATTTTCATCGGGGATCAGGATTCTTTCAATTTGCCTGTCACAACTCGCCTCGTTTCATTTCTTTCGCAGGTTTTGCAGGAGACAGCAGGAGGCTCTCTTTCCATTGACAACCAGGACCCTGGAACGTATGGCTTCAGACCATCCAGACAGGATGTGTTTGAATTCATAAAGCAGTGCGATGAGGGAGATGAGGGAGATGTGAGTTTTAAATGCGTGTTGCGTGTCAAGATGACTTGTGCAGTTTTCAGGACAGTTGAAAGTCCTCCTGCTTACAGAAATATGTAGCATGCAAAGAATAACAAACAAGTGTGCTTGTCTTTAAACAGATTTTGCAACAAATGTACGCTTGGAATGGATGTGGGTATTGACATCTTTTATGCTTTCTTGTTTGGGATTAGTTGGCATTCGTGGAGGCTGCTCTGAGGAACCATTACCGGATAAAGGACAGTCGGGAGCTTGGTCACGGGCCCCTAGGTTTTCTTGTGGATTACACCCAGCGGCAAAAAGAACTCAGCGGAGATGCCATCACCAGTGTTGTGCGCTACGAGTGTCCTCTGCTCCCCATCGATTCTGGGTGAGGCGAAGACGAATTCTTGCACTTGTACAGTACTCATCACTTCAAATCTGTGACCAGAAATTGGGTTTACATATCTTATTCTGGTTGGAATAAGCCAATTCAAAACACCAGGACAAGGACAGAATACTTCCAGCATTACCAGTGACAAGTaacattttttactgttttagaATGATAAAATACCACAAATACCACTATTTGGTATAGTACAAAATACCACAAATAAGGAAAACACTTGGTATATATGCCCAGAATGGGGCAATTCAATGCAAATGTCTaccttaaagggattgttcatccaaaaatgaaaattgctcctaacctgtataaatgtctttgtttggttgaacacaaagaaagatatttggaagaatgttagcaactgagatttctggggcaccagtCTATGCACTTTAGCATAGCCTGATATTTTCCTGATGTCTGAACTCTACCATCAGGAGTTtcgtaaaatataaacataatttaaatttctttttgactgaaaatgtcacatccttAACACTGGAATTACCCAGTATTGAATACTTACTATTACTTGATTGTTGTTTTGGTTAATATCAATTTATACAGatacattttaacattaaatgaatagtttacccaatgaaaattctctcagaATTGACTCCCCCttatgccatcccagatgtacagtatatgacttcctgtcttcagttgaacacaaaagaagacactttgaagaatgtaggacatcaaacagttctggggcacttttgacgtcattgtattttttcctactatggtagtcaatggggggcaaaacctgtctggttataagcattcttccaaatatctttctctgtgttcatcagaacaaagacatttatacagatttggaacaactcgaaggtgactaaatgatgacacaattttcatttttgggtttagtatcattttaaaatcacaTTCACCATCACATTATCTTCTATGAAGCAAAATATCCAAaaggcacatacagtacattcatcACAAAAGTAATCGAAATCCAAATACAGGTCACtaaatgtttatgtgtgtttttagcGAGTGTGGGCCGGATATGGTTGGTCTGCTAGGAGAGGTGAGCCGTGATAAAGCGCTGGCGTGTCTCCTAACAGCCCCTCTACTGCAGGACCTGGAGGAATGGAGCCAGTGGGAGCTGGTGTTTCAACCCAATCATGGCTCTCTCAAAGAGTTCATCGACAAGTACTGTGGTAGGTCAACATTagaaacttaaataaaaatgcattcaaaACCTCCATATGAccctttcttctgctgaacacaaaagaagatattttgaaaaatgtttcagtggttttgtgtccataaaatgtaAGTCAGTGGGGTTCAAAGTGTTTTGACTACCAACGCCTTTTTTATCCAGGTAAGACAGAACTGCTGGCTCTTGAGGTGTCTCCTGGTGTGTTACTGAGGGTCACTGCTGATACGGGTGCTGCGCACTTCTCAAAGGCTGCTCTGGCTCTAAATCCAGTTGGCACAGCTGGCCACTTGGTCTCCATTGTGGTGGCTGATGGGATACCGAACACCCCCACAGCGCTCCTAGCCAATCACATGGAGAGTGCATTGAATGTAGCAGTTGCACAGGAAGGTAGGAGGTGCTCTTGTCACACCGCAAGTGTCACAACACTTTGTCATGTTTTAGTCACTGTCCTTCACATTTTGAACTGAACTGGTATGTTTATCTGACTCAAAAGACTTGTTTTATGACTTGTTTTTTTCTCCCATAAACATATTTTGGAGTTAGTGTAATatactgtttgtgtttttgattgGAAACAGAAATAACACCAGGGGAAAATGGCTACTCGTACCACGCTGTGGCCAGATTTGTGCTGGAATGCATCGCTCAGATGCCAACAAGAATTTGCAAGGAACTTCTGCAGCAGGTACCGAGCAATGCTACCCTTTTCAGttgcaaaataaatgaatctgtcaTCACATTCCTCTCATAAAATTCTTAAAGCCACCAGCTTTTATCAGTATAATAATATCCTCTTGTGGAGAGACATCAGTAGTATTAGTCAAACATTAATAGGGAGTTATAATTTGCCGTCATGACTCTGAGGTTATACAGTAGAAGACTTTTGTTGCTGGTGACAGGAAACTGACACAAGATGATGTCTTGGCAGCTGGTGGGTGGATTGCAAGGCTCTCATAAGGGGGAAAAAGTGCTATATCTAGGTTGTTGTCATGACAACCATTGCCAAGTGTCATTTAGCAGGGCACATTCTTCGGGGGGTTAGAAGATCACTCTTGTCAGATCATTAGTCTCTGACGCCTGTTCTGCTGTTCCTTCATTCCCATTTAACACAACCATTTTCACCAAGTTCAAAGAGAGGTTAGATCTAACTTTGCCTGGATCATGTTTGGTTTATGATTAGAGAATAGGCTGGTACATCATCCAAGCCGATTAATCggacccaaacttaacttcggGTAGACCTCTGTGAACTGTGAAGTAGTATAATTTAATTCAATACGatcaatatacaataaaatataaataaaatataaaataaattgttatattataaccaaacaaagGAAGTTAAtttcgggccaggcgcgtgtGTCTGATAAAACCGTCTATATTTATAACTtcaagttattttgtatttaaatatattcattAATATGATTATTTGTTATTCATTTAATCAAACTGTTTCATGTCATGTTGAAGAACAGCTTTTGCCGTGGTTAAACACTATAATGCATGGCCACTTGTTGCTTATTGATTTAGTGATAACTAATTGTATTAAAGAATGTGTAAAATGAGttcttaatgtatatttaatttatgttatgtACATATTAGCCATCAGTCACTCTGTTCTTCTGATGTCACGTTATGTAAAAAAGAAGGTAAGGGTGGGTTTGAATCCATTTGAATTATATATGTGACCCAGTgagtctcaaaatctaattatgagataacaagcatcaaagtttgattttaaccattcATTTGactattgttttaatttttgtcaTGTCCTTACTCACTcaatattaaaggaacagttcaccccaaaaagacaatacggtcatcatttactcaccctcaggttgttccaaatctgtatgaatatctttgttctggttgaacacagaggaagatatttgtaagaatgcttgcaaccaaacagtttttggccaccattgacaaccatagtaggaaagatttattttcacaatgtctttgttctgttgaacacacaaaaaaagatattttgttggaaagcaaacagttctgggacacttttgactaccattgtcattttccttactatggtaatcaatggtggccatgaattgtttggttataggcattcatccaaatatctttctctgtgttcctcagaacaaagacatttacacgaGTAAACCAGGGTGACCTGTCCCTTTATGGATatcaatgttttagtttcaAAGGAtgttttacattatgtagaatgattttatgtagaaaaaagTAAAGCGCAAAAAAAGAccttagctgggttttcacagactaggtcacatatgaaaaaaaaacgtcGAAAGCAAGTGTCCCttgttatgtactgtatatttattatatttttttctgaaatgcacAGCGAGACACAGCTTGTAGTTAATAATTTACTCTGATGTCATTTCGCAGGTGTTCTTGGAGCCGCTCTCTAAAGTGCTTGGTCAAGCTAAATCTAAAACGCTCCTCCTGGACGCTGCTTATTCAGAAACACGTTACCTGAACAAACTTCATCAAATGGGGCTGCTTCTGGGTATAACTGAGTGGAGAACTGACTTCAACAACAAACTTGTTCTGCCAGCTGCTCCTGAAGTGCCCTTACTCATGAAGGTTTGATTTTTTCTTTTGGTTCAGTAAATTACTTTAATGTTTCTTATGAGATTGCAAGGGCCACAAACCCACTTGTTAGGCAGTAACGATGCAATTTTTCAACACATTTCTATATAAATAATTCTATCAATGAAACAAGCCAGAGTTTTGTATGCATGCACTAGTACTAGTTACTTCACAGATTTAGGTTTCACTTacataaaattgtaaaaacatagGAACGGTTTGCGTCGTATTATAGTCAAATATAATAATCTGAGGTTCATTGAGCGAGTAACCAAGCTAAATTGGTGACGAAGCGGCTTGTCTGATTGATTCAGTTCATAATTTGGACAAATGACTCTTGTGATTGATTCACTTTGATTCACCTATGGTTATGGCTGATTGAATCATTAAATTGCACACATGAGGAAATTTATTTGCTTGAGTTTCGTGTGCACTCAGCAAGAACAACAcgataacaaacaaacaaaatttaagTATTAGATATAATGtgcagaatacatatttctgTTGTAGAGATGCAGATTCATCACATTTAGAGCAATGCTGATAAATACAGGAAATTCCTGGTTTTGATTGGGAATGTTTTCCTTGCAGTCTGTGGTGGAAGACTCCATGAGTGACATGTCATCTGTATTGAGTCTGAATGAGATGGACAATGAAGAAGAAACTGTGCTCAGCACTTCTTCTAGCAGCCCTGGAGGAGCCCATCAGCAAGGTAAGCTTTGCTGACAGAGCCTTCATctaaattcagttttttttttcagttcattatatgagttgtgcttttcacaattcATATTGTTCCAAAGATGCGTTATAAAGAAAAGCGCCTTACAAATCCCCCAGTGAGCCAAAACGACTTcctaaaatattaaacagattAGAAAGAAACCTTGGGAAGGACCAAAACTCATGTGAGGAAAGTCTCCTCCTCAGGCTGGCGAGTATTTAAACAAATGCATCTAAAGCATACATAGATTCACAACCTACTTTTTAatcttaatgtttaatgttcaacCTTTACCTAtgcacatttaaaatcaaacataaaTGAGCCCTTTAAAGCATTTCTATTTGTTTCTTCATTCAGACGATGAGGGCGATGAGGATGAGCAGATGTTTGAGCTGGTGTCTGAGCATGGTGAAGTCACAGACAGCAGTGTGCAGAGGGAAGAGGAGAACCAAGACCTTCAGGATGAAGATCAGATGACATCTGCTCAACCAGAGGACAATGAGCACAAAGCAATCATAGAAGACATCAGGTTCACTCCGCTTTTGGTtttacttaaaggaatagttcaccccaaaatgaaattcagtcgtcatttacttattttcagttcttaagaCAGGTTAAGGTCAGTTTcactgactttctttattctgcaaaacacaaaagaatatattttgaaaaatgtcggtaaaagaaaactgttggtcccctttgacttctgtatggagacaaaaccaatgcaagtcaatgcggaccaacggttttctttcaccgacatttttcaaaatatactttaaaattACTGCAAAAGTAAGAAATCcataccggtttgaaatgtcaagagggtgagtaaatgatgacagaattttaattttggggtgaactatccaatGCAACGTATGAAAGATGCATTTTCGAAGCTTGAATCTGATTGGACGAGACAATCTAGGTGTACTGATATAACGCAAAATCAGAAATTGAACTCTTCACGGTTTTATAAAATGATACTCTGACAAACTTACAGTAGAAACtcaataatgttttaataatgcaATATCGCTTGAGTAGGAGTGTGATAGTTCTCTTATATCAGCATGGCTTAGGTCAGAGGCACGAGGCTGCAGGCAATCACAGCCGCTGTTATAAGAGCACTATCACACGACTAGGAGTgcgatattgcatttatacaacagttcgacAGCACAAGTTTATAGATAAATCAGAAACCGTTGTGAATGGTGGAATATCTcatggctctcagccaatcagattcgagaaccagaaagaactgttgAATAATGAAGCTTGAATGTTTTCTTTACATTGCTACAACTTTTACAGTTATGGTCAGTATTAATGCTGTCACCACATGATGTTATAGGAAAACAGAGTTTGGCATCGGTGTCGAGCTCAACGAGGAGGGTCAGAACTTAATGAGAAAGCAACAGGCGAGACTGGGCCGAAGCCTGGAACGTCTCTCCACTGAGCTCTACAGCAAGGACACACACTTTGTCCTGGAGCTCATACAGGTCCCTgctcaaatattttaaaagaatgCACCACATGCAAAGACTCTATTATGAAATAAATTGGTTTGTGTGCAGAACGCTGATGATAACAGTTATCCTAATGGTGGAGAGCAGCCAGCTCTCACCTTTGTGGTGGAGAGAGACTGCATCACCATTTTAAACAATGAGTGTGGGTTCGAGGAGAAGAACATTCGTGCCATCTGTGATGTCGGCAGGAGCACAAAGGGAAAACATAAATATGGCTACATTGGTACGTGAAAAAATTCTTGGTATTCGCGTATAGCTGCAGTATGTGttgtaaaatgtgtgtttttgtctctATGCTCCCACGGCTTGTTTTTACCAACACCTCTCAACTTTGTGATACAGGGCAAAAGGGCATTGGCTTTAAATCGGTTTTTAAAGTCACCAACTGTCCTGAGATCCACTCCAATGGCTTCCACATTCAATTCGACAAGACCAGCAGCCCCATGGGATACATTCTGCCACACTGGGTTGACCTTGAAAGACCCGTGGGCTCTGTTGCCAAGGAGATTTCTgagaaaaggtaaaaaaaatcacaagatgTTTAGATAAAAAAGCATTGATATTCCACTCTGGCATGCTttgaaaactgtcaaaatgagtTAATGACTTAAATATTAAAAGCCTTTCTGAAAtggataacacaataaaaaaaattagctttaatttttactgtttctttatgaagtttaacatcCTGAATACGAAAATAAATCAACGATACTCACAAAAACATTCGGTATCATACTCGTatgcagaaatgacaaggtacttgcataacactgagctcaaaacaacagtttaacataaaagttactaaaaatgagtcgtccaaaacttcagaagtgtacatttggtagtttttgtcttttatgactaatactgtcctcacaaaccaagttccagatgtagtcacccatcatcgcttcatcccaccttccctgtgaTACAGACATTTCTAGGAATATTCTGACAGTGACATTtggaaaatcattttaaaaatatgtaaaaaaatgtgtacagtttttgtttatttgcaatataccaacatatcgtaattaatgatataagctcaaaatttacttcagctaaatactgtatacactaaaacattgatgctacatgaaaataaataatgtattaccacaataattagcatcacagaattgtacaagaactgtAAAAAGATCAGGCGAGAAAAAAGTTACACTGTGTAATACATCAAATTGTGCAGCGTGTCGACAGATGTATGATTTTCAACTAGTGGATGATTTTTCTTATAGAATTTTCTATAGACTTATTGAATATTGCTTTGCAATATGACACGAGAAATCAGGATTATTCTAGAAACCACACAGTactccttagcaaccacatagcaacacatTCCAAAGCATTCAGAACATCATCGCAACTTCACTCATAACACCCCAGCATCATGGCGAGTTTTGCATGGACGTACGAAAATGTAAAAGTCTAGTTAAAGTGAcactttttgtgatttttaaaacatgttttattaaaatgattttatttcagATGGACCACAAAGATCCACCTCCCTCTGCGATCAGAGAGCTACCAGACAAAAAACCTTTTCCATGATGTGCATCCCTCTCTTCTTCTTTTCCTCCATCGTCTTCGTTCCATCGCTATTTTCAATGAGGTAATAATGCGCCTTCCAGTGACCGCCTCATGCCCATCCATCCAGATGATAAAACACAACTTTTGTTGCATCTTTACAAGACGGAGAAGCATTCGATGACGATGACCCGCCGAGATTTGAGCCATAATGTTCTGGAGGTGGCACACACGGGTGGCGTCGAGCGCTGGCTTGTGGTCAAGAAAATGCTTTACCCTAAAAAGGCAAGTTGTTGATCTTTGACACACACTTGGTAGCATATGCTCAAATGAATTAAGGGTAAAATGATGCTTTCGTGTTGTTTACCTGCAACCACGTCCCAGATTCACCTTCTCTAAATTGGACTCTGTTCCGTCGTCTTGACATGGCATCCCACAAGCCtttgcttttaataaaatgtgctGCTATGTTTAGGGTGTTACGCAAGTGTTCTGCTGCTTTATACCCCTGAGACTAAAAGTTTTAGGCACTCTCGTCTCTTTCAAACTTCATGCAAGAAGCCTTATTAGCAAAGTGCAGGGAATGTGGTTCTTTTGTCTGGGGGTTTGTGCAGTCACAATTTGTACTTTCTGTGCACTCCATCCACAAAGACAATTGCAggtctttctgtctgtttttatcATAACTTCTTTACTGACTTGAGATGCACAATATGGCGTAGTGGTTAGACTGTGTTTTCAGGATTTTATGATTGTAACGAGGGGCATGAAAACCCACCACCCCTTCAACAGCAAGAACATAATTACTAAGAGCATAGATTTGGTTTGAACTTTGAGTTGAAATGCGTATGCGTATGCAATCTATACATATCCATCAcgatttgtttcattttaagtttagtttttttcaATGGAGAGGCTCAGAGATTACGtttttttgtaggctaacctggAAGTGCGTGCCGCTTGTTACCTCGACCAAATCCtttgcatttttcccatagacttttggaagatcacaaaaaataagctctgtgattaacaaaggtttatgatgtttacacgttttgtctatcaagatagtctttacaaatgaacacaacacttgttacttttgaagcctaaatacaatcggcagaagtaaaaagctaacacgatgctataaataGACTACACTTCAGGTCGcttgatatcaacgtcaccaccacctccgacaactctttctaacgtgttccctggtaagtgaTTACTCTGCGAATGAATACGCATCtatgttttaagagatttgtgcccatgttgcattatttgtgagctttatatgcgcgatgacgtctaacgtccccgtcAAAGGAAGTAGTAgtttttagcaacttgttagcaaccgccgtttttaagacacaatgaggctttaaaaaatcacaagcgggttataattggtgtgttttatgtcatagaataaaacgtgaaaatattagaggttttgtttaccacagaccttatttcgggcgatttacctaaaacccattaaaaaaacccatagactttggagcgatggaaccagaaatcctaaaatgctaactcgcttacgggttttgcatacaaaaatacgtcatctctgagcctctccaTTGTTAATACTACACTTGCAAAAGTGATATTCAGGAAAACTACACTCTTGCTTATGTGATATTGCATGTTATAGAATGCACAATGTTCGTGATGTCACACAGTTTTaaggtccgtgtatcatctgatcatttgattattccattcaatataacaaacggaaaaataaaaaaacagtagatatttcttttttccgtaaaaaaaacgatgtttttcttcttatttcatcttgaaacgggaaatccaataaataaataaaccaaaacgaaataacgaccccaattactgtttttctcatttttgggtgatgacggatttctgcgagcgcggcagcgcgcctagagctcttcacgaatctcgcgatcgatcagttatcatttacaatggcttcactcgagctgtacatgtttcatattcatcaaatgttttaaaataatatgacATATCACGAGATATCGGAAAAGAGGCCGCATGCTCTCTGGGGAACACTGCAACATTATTATGGTCCCTCCGTGAGGTACATGCTCTGGCATGTTACCTAAAAACAGTAGCCTAAACTGATGCAATGTAATAGTGCAAACGACTACATAAAAACCTCACAGTttcaacacaaactgaacatCTTTTATGAATTACTCTATAGCAGGACAGTAGTTTTAGCTGGGGGAACCTAATGAACTCGGTTGAGTGAGGTTACGGGGGGGGAGGGGCTGTTCGCATCACATAatttataaattacaaaagtaatttatggatttacacctttgctgctgcaagccagctgtggctacttaattgtttacttaaatgtcagatattaaaagcaataatgctaacaaacttcgactgtaagctctggaaagtattgtatgtgaacggcagtgttcaatatatatttttgaagtaTTTTCCACAGTCATGTCCTCCTCTCTCAGTGTGACTCTTTTAGTGGGAGTGaaagtacaaacaaagcatatgcaaatgcattcatttccatttcgaGCTTTGCAAGTTCGCATGCACTTGATCCCGTTAAGCGGCTGtacattgcgcatgcgcaaagcgTGCGCGCGCAGAAGACCCTGggaaatcacccaaaaatgaaaaaactataattagggtctttatttcgttttggtttatttatttattggatttcccttttaaggctgaaataagaagaaaaacatcgttttttttattttttgtgaatacagaaaaacgaaatatcgactgtttttttctttttccgtttgttatattgaatggaataatcaaatgatccaCGGACCTATTAACCTGAGCTGAGTGTTTTTTGGATCTGTGTTTGTAACAGGTTAAAGAAGATATGGAGTCAACAGAACTAGCCTTGGCGTTCCAGCTCAGCGACTCGTCTTCGGGTGACGCGATACCTCAAAAACAGCCCGTCTTTGCCTTTCTTCCACTTCGCAGCTTTGGTTTCCGTTTCATCATCCAAGGTTCAGGATCATATACGTGACTcctagtttttttctgtaagtGAATGTCACGTTTTCCaatgtcattttttcttttttaggtgATTTTGACATCCCGTCCTCCAGAGAGGATGTGGACAGGGACAGCTCCTGGAATCAGTGGCTCCGCTCGGAGATCCCACAGCTGTTTGTGCATGCCATGGACGTCTTCAATGTAAGAGAGAAGTGGAAGACAGCATTCTTCCATTCATGCAAATAAACCATTTACATTAGATTTGCTTTTTAACTCCAGCCTGAGATGGAGGTCATGGCAAATACCGTTTTCTTTtctatattgatttatttagtattaaaacaggaaaatagGATTAGACCTATTAAAAGTTTACGTCACAGCCATGAATTATTTGCTACTTGAGATTACTATTCAGTAGATGGTCTTAGAGGAAGAAACAGTCTTATTGTTAATATTTGTAGCTCTCTTTTTCTGGAagagtttgtaaaataaatgtgtatttttataaatgaattgACCCTAGACAACAAAACCTGTCTTAAGGGACAATTTTTCGAAATTATGATTTTTACATCATATGAACGCTGAATAAATAGGCTCTCTATTGATGTacgtttgttaggataggacaatatttggccgaagtctggaatctgagggtgcaaaaaatctaaatattgagaaaactgcctttgaagttgttaattagagacgctgtagcaggccgttgctaagaagaagcaggtttgttttaaagctctctattggcttactgctgtaatgatgttgtggagagtagatgaacccgaaggCTTAACATAGATatcaaacttgagtgggtaattctcaaAGAGCGGCCAGCATTaaatttacggtaggaaatgtacaaaatatcttcatggaacatgatctttacttaaagtagaagttcacccaaaaatcaactttgtgttattttttactcacccacatgacggtaaatatgtttagagaacttccggcgtcttcggagcacaaatagagatatttaggtgacagccgagagatttccaggcctcctcatagacaccATGGTGTCaatttttgccaaggtccagataagtactaaagacattgttaaattggtccatccgcgcatagtggctcagctgaattttttttaagcgacgagaatgctttatgtgcgaaaaacaaaccaaaataccgactttaatcaatatattctcctctgtcttgtcagtgtatggtgCGCGTTCATGAGAGCACTTTTAACACATAAAGCATTGTcatcgcttcaaaaaaattaaactgagccactatgcgcggatggaccaatttaacaatggctttagtacttttctggaccttggcaaaaactgacaccatggtttcaatgaggtggcctggaaagctctcggaaGTTCTCTAAGCATGTTTAACGTcacgtgggtgagtaaaaaatcacacaaagtttatttttgggtgaactatccctttaatatcctaatgatttttagcATCAatgaaaaatcgataattttgacccatacaatatAGTTTTGGCTATTACTgcaaatgttcccgtgctacttaagactggttttgtggtccagggtcacaattttGCAAATACCTGCAACAGTGTGAAACTAACAGACACGGACCAATATATACAACACATTTCATAACTTTGATTTCATGGGGTCCTTAAGGATATTTACACTACAGTACATGGTGTTAAC
Protein-coding sequences here:
- the LOC130549349 gene encoding uncharacterized protein LOC130549349 isoform X7, whose amino-acid sequence is MIFHKKNIVLTGADYEKTCNDVVELVKRHSDGVPVSKIAVVFRQAYDRPLKKKELAFSSIAAFIDSLSKQLYVYSGQIYYGCVKPEPSTPTAAMSISGVFKDVVELVQENPKGIPLRKLSMFFSQKYRRNLSVSELGFRSIPAFIDSLRDELLVDKERVYHKDHRAAAVSTPVNKDPKPSRTVTLTKLDSGHKDNRQAGANCLDEPPQNINEGEKKVQPTAIRAGVNEQGSPLLQTWTAPLMTTSNNLSTLEFPALGSEAEEKLKEGKGPVFYESFYSQLREEHSANVRAADALQEYSAGRRRQDMSADDVNSLAEDVMRALAADGEHVTIDRVMSRVCSLLQVSSLFALKIDPRRQLPILQELQRTFKEINMFLASVEAVSSVCTLYELGQAVANLKNKKRFEELHLGPLCKIPIIHRMFKIDGNTKDDDIHQIETVDILRSLRIFRRKCRAQRVDLAEFLKHLADQYSCESPYELGIRIQSLGLPISTINRASATEHSCMDRAKEAIQKEIQEEVETRLFKIKKSLLEPAQGPVLFSQTGCLELRKKYVNMTASDAVFEVFINAEGIFSKSMTKSVQTFLTCIQRDRLARTLFQLAICSGSLEAPQDLVAKEKPRKKAEENKATEERTTALPTEAEVKSYFQEYVSNFKNTPTLAFLRSLEKKIVDHFKFKDFSHLQQGTFLDFIVKNKKVLQETAGGSLSIDNQDPGTYGFRPSRQDVFEFIKQCDEGDEGDLAFVEAALRNHYRIKDSRELGHGPLGFLVDYTQRQKELSGDAITSVVRYECPLLPIDSGECGPDMVGLLGEVSRDKALACLLTAPLLQDLEEWSQWELVFQPNHGSLKEFIDKYCGKTELLALEVSPGVLLRVTADTGAAHFSKAALALNPVGTAGHLVSIVVADGIPNTPTALLANHMESALNVAVAQEEITPGENGYSYHAVARFVLECIAQMPTRICKELLQQVFLEPLSKVLGQAKSKTLLLDAAYSETRYLNKLHQMGLLLGITEWRTDFNNKLVLPAAPEVPLLMKSVVEDSMSDMSSVLSLNEMDNEEETVLSTSSSSPGGAHQQDDEGDEDEQMFELVSEHGEVTDSSVQREEENQDLQDEDQMTSAQPEDNEHKAIIEDIRKTEFGIGVELNEEGQNLMRKQQARLGRSLERLSTELYSKDTHFVLELIQNADDNSYPNGGEQPALTFVVERDCITILNNECGFEEKNIRAICDVGRSTKGKHKYGYIGQKGIGFKSVFKVTNCPEIHSNGFHIQFDKTSSPMGYILPHWVDLERPVGSVAKEISEKRWTTKIHLPLRSESYQTKNLFHDVHPSLLLFLHRLRSIAIFNETEKHSMTMTRRDLSHNVLEVAHTGGVERWLVVKKMLYPKKVKEDMESTELALAFQLSDSSSGDAIPQKQPVFAFLPLRSFGFRFIIQGDFDIPSSREDVDRDSSWNQWLRSEIPQLFVHAMDVFNQHPEFSGLGGLCYFLQFIPQPSEILDFFNPVANQIIHLLKGKACLPAKVDNGKS